Proteins encoded together in one Papaver somniferum cultivar HN1 unplaced genomic scaffold, ASM357369v1 unplaced-scaffold_21, whole genome shotgun sequence window:
- the LOC113339499 gene encoding F-box protein At3g07870-like, with protein MEKLHTDIVENILDRLPIQTVLAAKQVCKTWKILLRSKTDKVGLLVAKSCHYHVNGNRTYSGDQFDLIHGKMKYNYSYHILDEMHNYRNSFSLLPYPGYQSQFDYDMLGSCNGLVCIQKRCYWNLAEPFLICNPITGEVVHVPKTNTYRLAGWASNFIIGFGYCDSKNEYKIVRTYTLCMEPRLAPACVQVYTIGGDREWRKKECIINIPESGSRIGIYANGSLHWLDLRNSIKHKDCSIIAFDLEDEKFHFIAIPCVEDVQYKQYRVNLLGGDHLYLVHTIYQNHCTNIWAYKRKNTNIPKGKYKDTSSWHWIKEFNIEWEETFWKDVLLFVPIAITRYDEFLLLNNHKTLYCYDLKTSTMNQLLDGDNMINVIPHANSIVSMSTSEDLKNGSRLYFKLPNKTARAMDKIQRNYWWNKNNYKRIYLVDGLLLLPKGWVQINVDASKLCANLITGIVLIRSDAGAFGGENVSEHKIQTCKSS; from the exons ATGGAAAAGCTTCACACGGATATCGTGGAGAATATACTTGATCGATTACCAATTCAGACAGTTTTAGCAGCCAAACAGGTATGCAAAACATGGAAAATTCTCCTCCGTAGTAAGACTGATAAGGTAGGTTTGCTCGTCGCTAAATCATGCCATTATCATGTAAACGGAAACAGAACTTATTCTGGAGATCAGTTTGATCTTATTCATGGGAAGATGAAATACAATTACTCTTATCATATACTTGATGAGATGCACAACTACCGCAATTCTTTTTCACTCTTACCATATCCTGGATATCAGTCTCAGTTTGATTATGACATGCTTGGGTCATGCAATGGTTTGGTTTGTATCCAAAAACGATGTTATTGGAATCTTGCAGAACCTTTTTTAATTTGCAATCCCATCACCGGAGAAGTTGTGCATGTTCCTAAAACTAATACATACAGATTGGCCGGTTGGGCATCGAACTTCATAATTGGGTTTGGTTATTGTGATTCAAAGAACGAATACAAGATTGTTAGAACGTACACGCTCTGCATGGAGCCAAGGCTGGCTCCGGCTTGTGTCCAAGTTTATACTATTGGTGGTGACAGGGAGTGGAGAAAAAAAGAATGCATCATCAATATTCCCGAATCGGGTTCACGAATAGGTATCTATGCAAATGGATCTCTTCATTGGCTTGACCTACGTAATTCCATTAAGCACAAAGATTGTTCTATCATAGCCTTCGATTTGGAGGATGAGAAGTTCCATTTTATTGCAATTCCATGTGTTGAAGATGTTCAGTACAAACAATATCGCGTCAATTTGCTGGGAGGGGATCATCTGTATTTGGTGCACACAATCTATCAAAACCACTGCACGAATATCTGGGCATATAAGAGAAAAAATACCAATATCCCTAAAGGAAAATATAAAGACACCAGTTCATGGCATTGGATCAAGGAGTTCAACATAGAGTGGGAAGAGACGTTCTGGAAAGATGTGCTCCTCTTTGTGCCCATAGCGATTACACGGTACGATGAATTTCTATTGCTTAACAATCACAAGACCCTCTACTGTTATGACCTTAAAACTTCCACAATGAACCAACTTTTGGATGGTGACAACATGATAAACGTAATTCCTCACGCAAACAGCATCGTTTCTATGTCGACGTCGGAAGATCTTAAAAACGGTTCAAGATTG TATTTTAAGCTTCCTAATAAGACTGCACGGGCCATGGACAAAATTCAGCGCAATTATTGGTGGAACAAGAACAACTACAAA CGCATATACTTGGTCGATGGTCTCCTCCTCCTACCTAAAGGCTGGGTTCAGATTAATGTTGATGCTTCTAAACTTTGTGCTAACCTTATCACTGGAATTGTGCTAATAAGATCTGATGCAGGTGCTTTTGGAGGAGAAAATGTTTCAGAACACAAGATTCAGACATGCAAGTCAAGCTGA